One stretch of Nitratiruptor tergarcus DSM 16512 DNA includes these proteins:
- a CDS encoding sulfate/molybdate ABC transporter ATP-binding protein, producing the protein MIAIGIYKELRDFSLEISMRVNEGEFIAITGASGSGKTTFLRVLAGLEEAKGAIVIGDEEWLGNKSLPPQKRAVGFVFQDYALFPNMSVLQNLLFVRKDVALAMHLLKITDMLDLKDRYPSQLSGGQKQRVALARAYMKKPKIMLLDEPLAALDPTIRSFLQGKIRDLHEEFGTTTFMVSHDIAEIYRLSTRVIEIERGKILRDFTKDHIGKNKRSYKAEIVDVLQEEIVVAFMGDLFRLPKKKTYKVGDIVEVTIEDLKLL; encoded by the coding sequence ATGATAGCAATAGGGATTTATAAAGAGCTAAGAGACTTTTCTTTAGAGATCTCTATGCGCGTCAATGAGGGGGAGTTTATTGCAATAACGGGAGCTAGTGGCAGTGGTAAGACAACCTTTTTGAGGGTACTTGCTGGTCTTGAGGAAGCTAAAGGTGCAATAGTGATTGGAGATGAGGAGTGGCTTGGTAATAAGAGCCTTCCTCCTCAAAAAAGAGCTGTAGGTTTTGTTTTTCAAGATTATGCTCTTTTTCCAAATATGAGTGTACTGCAAAATCTCCTTTTTGTACGTAAAGATGTTGCACTGGCTATGCATCTACTCAAAATAACAGATATGCTTGATCTCAAAGATCGCTACCCTTCGCAGCTCAGTGGTGGACAAAAACAACGGGTAGCGTTAGCAAGAGCTTATATGAAAAAGCCAAAAATTATGCTTCTTGATGAGCCACTAGCTGCACTCGATCCTACTATTCGCAGTTTTTTACAAGGAAAAATAAGGGATCTCCATGAAGAGTTTGGTACAACAACCTTTATGGTAAGTCATGATATAGCTGAGATATATAGACTCAGTACCAGAGTTATAGAGATTGAACGAGGAAAAATTTTGCGTGATTTTACCAAAGATCATATCGGAAAAAATAAAAGAAGCTATAAAGCTGAAATCGTAGATGTTTTGCAAGAGGAGATTGTTGTGGCTTTTATGGGAGATCTCTTTCGGTTACCCAAAAAGAAAACATATAAAGTGGGAGATATTGTAGAAGTAACTATTGAGGATTTGAAGCTGCTATGA
- the modB gene encoding molybdate ABC transporter permease subunit, whose amino-acid sequence MIDWIPFILSFKLATITTTMLFAIGLPIAWWLASTKNRFKPIIEAFVSMPIVLPPTVLGFYILWAFSPGTFLGKFFSSIGIEPLFSFPGLVIASLLYSFPFMVQPLQSGFEGVPKSLIEASFIAGKNRMQTLMHVILPNMKPSILTALIITFAHTIGEFGVVLMVGGSIPGKTKVASIAIYEYVEILDYKSAHIYSAIMVALSFTVLLAVYIFNQKSKKVQL is encoded by the coding sequence ATGATTGATTGGATACCTTTTATTCTTTCATTTAAGCTGGCTACTATAACTACCACTATGCTTTTTGCAATAGGTTTACCGATTGCTTGGTGGTTGGCTTCTACGAAAAATCGCTTTAAACCAATTATAGAAGCTTTTGTCTCTATGCCTATTGTCCTACCCCCTACAGTTCTTGGGTTTTATATATTATGGGCTTTTTCACCTGGAACTTTTTTGGGGAAGTTTTTCTCCTCAATTGGTATTGAGCCACTCTTTAGTTTTCCAGGATTAGTGATTGCAAGTCTTCTTTATAGTTTTCCTTTTATGGTGCAACCCTTGCAAAGCGGTTTTGAAGGCGTGCCAAAATCACTCATAGAAGCCAGCTTTATAGCTGGCAAAAATAGGATGCAAACATTGATGCATGTGATATTGCCAAATATGAAACCATCCATACTTACAGCGCTTATTATAACTTTTGCGCATACAATTGGAGAATTTGGTGTAGTTTTGATGGTGGGGGGATCTATTCCTGGTAAGACAAAAGTAGCAAGTATCGCCATATATGAATATGTAGAGATTCTTGATTACAAAAGTGCACATATTTACAGTGCAATTATGGTAGCGCTGAGTTTTACAGTGCTGCTTGCGGTATATATATTCAATCAAAAGTCGAAAAAAGTACAGCTATGA
- the modA gene encoding molybdate ABC transporter substrate-binding protein, whose protein sequence is MKKLLSFLFFAIMLYAGKIHVAVAANVSFVMPELLKAFKNVSPQTDVKVSIGSSGKLAAQIKKGAPFALFLSADMYYPKTLYKEGYAITRPLVYAKGALVIFSKRYKSIADIAKASRIAIANPKTAPYGRAALEVLQHLGLYEKLKDKLIYGDSVAQTTSYALRVADAGFIAKSAIHTKTLQNLQDRFITVDPKLYSPIKQGVVMLKRDDDANAFFTFLFSKEAAQIFQKYGYIVDD, encoded by the coding sequence ATGAAAAAGCTTCTTTCTTTTTTATTCTTTGCAATAATGCTCTATGCTGGCAAAATTCATGTTGCAGTGGCAGCGAATGTGAGTTTTGTGATGCCAGAACTTTTAAAGGCTTTTAAAAATGTATCTCCTCAAACAGATGTAAAAGTCTCGATTGGCAGTAGCGGAAAACTCGCTGCGCAAATTAAAAAGGGTGCTCCTTTTGCTCTATTTCTCTCAGCAGACATGTACTATCCCAAAACACTCTACAAAGAGGGATATGCAATCACAAGACCTCTTGTGTATGCAAAAGGCGCGCTTGTTATTTTTAGTAAACGATACAAAAGTATCGCAGATATTGCCAAAGCATCACGTATTGCAATTGCAAATCCTAAAACTGCTCCCTACGGCAGAGCTGCGCTAGAAGTTCTCCAGCATCTCGGTCTTTATGAAAAACTAAAAGATAAACTGATTTACGGTGATTCCGTAGCGCAGACTACTTCATATGCACTGCGTGTAGCGGATGCTGGATTTATTGCAAAATCTGCTATACATACAAAAACATTGCAAAATCTTCAAGACCGTTTTATTACAGTCGATCCAAAGCTCTATTCCCCAATAAAACAGGGTGTTGTTATGTTAAAAAGAGATGATGATGCGAATGCCTTTTTTACCTTTTTGTTTTCCAAAGAGGCAGCACAAATTTTTCAAAAGTATGGGTATATTGTAGATGATTGA
- a CDS encoding molybdenum-dependent transcriptional regulator: MEIGTKLFFNEKDRGFLGKGRIELLKAIEKYGSINKAAKALGISYKKAWESVSAMNALSPQPLILSQTGGKRGGGSELTPYAKELIERYEEADKTIQKIAKNPVVPKISARNKIYVTVKKIKQKKDEVIVTGSFGKEKIKAIITPEALKELDLHLGEEVWFVFKASAVNAKDENCFKGSLIEKISENRVKVEVEDQIFFLNGKFKIKGFAIYFCIDPHEIMIFKGLV; the protein is encoded by the coding sequence TTGGAGATAGGGACAAAACTCTTTTTTAATGAGAAAGATCGTGGATTTTTGGGAAAAGGGCGCATAGAGCTTCTCAAAGCTATAGAGAAATATGGCTCAATCAATAAAGCAGCAAAAGCGCTTGGAATAAGTTACAAAAAAGCGTGGGAGAGTGTAAGTGCTATGAATGCACTCTCTCCTCAACCTCTCATTCTTTCACAAACGGGAGGTAAAAGGGGAGGAGGCTCAGAGCTCACACCTTATGCAAAAGAGCTGATAGAGCGTTATGAAGAAGCGGATAAAACGATACAAAAAATAGCTAAAAATCCTGTAGTTCCAAAAATTTCTGCACGCAATAAAATTTATGTAACAGTAAAAAAAATAAAGCAAAAAAAAGATGAAGTCATTGTAACAGGAAGTTTTGGCAAAGAAAAAATTAAAGCAATTATTACGCCTGAAGCTTTAAAAGAGTTGGATCTTCATTTAGGAGAAGAGGTCTGGTTTGTTTTTAAAGCCAGCGCTGTGAATGCAAAAGATGAGAATTGCTTTAAAGGGAGCTTGATAGAGAAAATTAGTGAAAATAGAGTCAAAGTCGAAGTAGAAGATCAGATTTTTTTCCTCAATGGGAAGTTTAAAATTAAAGGATTTGCAATATATTTTTGTATTGATCCTCATGAAATTATGATTTTTAAAGGTTTAGTATGA
- a CDS encoding rhodanese-like domain-containing protein: protein MAKLTEFEQNIAQRIKEQIELNKDKPELGNVDMQKAMELLKEAGAILLDVRPPAKVNGENAEEADIPDSYYTPYPEFTNYLDILPEDKTTPIVTACLKGLFASRVKAYLEVLGYENVYVFTGNIEDWIAAHKAHKGEI, encoded by the coding sequence ATGGCAAAACTCACAGAATTTGAACAAAACATAGCACAACGAATCAAAGAGCAGATCGAACTTAATAAAGATAAGCCAGAGCTTGGTAATGTTGATATGCAAAAAGCAATGGAGCTTTTAAAAGAGGCAGGAGCGATTTTGCTTGATGTACGCCCACCAGCTAAAGTAAATGGTGAAAATGCTGAAGAGGCCGATATTCCAGATAGTTATTATACTCCATATCCAGAGTTTACAAACTATCTTGATATTTTGCCAGAAGATAAGACTACACCAATTGTAACAGCTTGCCTCAAAGGACTCTTTGCAAGCCGCGTCAAAGCGTATCTTGAAGTGTTGGGATATGAAAATGTCTACGTCTTTACAGGTAATATAGAAGATTGGATAGCAGCTCATAAAGCTCATAAAGGTGAGATATAA
- a CDS encoding NAD(P)/FAD-dependent oxidoreductase — protein sequence MKRVIVLGGGFAGVEAAIFLRKEGFAVDLISPRPYMYIYPTSIWVPVYEAEFADVCLPLEDLQKVHGFTWIEDEIVQIEAKNKKAIGKKGEYQGDFLVIAMGAGKVKHEGSENYLSICGEPEDAIKMRDRIDELVAAKRSGKIAMGFGGNPKDSSAVRGGPAFEMMFNLHNYLKKKGLRDRFELTFFATMAEPGKRLGPQALKMMDLFFNKLNIKKHFGKKIKKFEPHGIVFEDDSFLESDFTMFIPANAGHPVFQDSDLPLSDAGFILVDEYCEVKDKPGVYAIGDSAYIEGPQWRAKQGHIAEVMARNSANNIAIDAGVKVGKKESYIHHLNIICVMDSGDGAAFVYRDDKRGFMLPMPIVGHWLKKGWGWYCRNSKLEKIPRLPGL from the coding sequence ATGAAAAGGGTGATTGTATTAGGGGGTGGATTTGCCGGTGTCGAAGCGGCAATCTTTTTGAGAAAAGAGGGTTTTGCAGTTGATCTCATCTCACCAAGACCCTATATGTATATCTATCCTACTTCTATATGGGTTCCTGTATATGAGGCAGAGTTTGCTGATGTCTGTTTACCACTAGAAGATTTGCAAAAGGTACATGGGTTTACTTGGATTGAAGATGAGATAGTACAGATTGAGGCTAAAAATAAAAAAGCAATTGGCAAAAAGGGTGAATATCAAGGCGATTTTTTGGTAATTGCTATGGGGGCTGGTAAAGTCAAGCATGAGGGAAGTGAAAACTATCTCTCCATCTGTGGCGAGCCTGAAGATGCTATCAAGATGCGCGATCGCATTGATGAGCTAGTAGCAGCAAAACGAAGTGGTAAGATAGCTATGGGATTTGGCGGCAATCCAAAAGATAGCTCGGCTGTGCGTGGAGGCCCAGCATTTGAGATGATGTTTAATCTCCATAACTATCTCAAGAAAAAGGGCCTTCGCGATCGCTTTGAACTTACATTCTTTGCTACTATGGCAGAACCTGGTAAGAGACTTGGGCCACAAGCATTAAAAATGATGGATCTCTTTTTCAATAAATTAAACATTAAAAAGCACTTTGGCAAAAAGATTAAGAAATTTGAGCCACATGGTATAGTTTTTGAAGATGATAGCTTTCTAGAGAGTGATTTTACAATGTTTATACCGGCAAACGCTGGTCATCCAGTGTTTCAAGATTCTGATTTACCACTCAGTGATGCTGGATTTATTTTAGTGGATGAGTATTGTGAAGTAAAAGATAAACCTGGGGTTTATGCAATAGGTGATAGTGCCTACATTGAAGGACCGCAGTGGAGAGCAAAACAGGGACACATTGCTGAAGTAATGGCACGCAACAGTGCAAACAACATTGCCATAGATGCAGGTGTAAAAGTAGGGAAAAAAGAGAGCTACATTCACCATCTCAATATTATCTGTGTAATGGATAGTGGTGATGGTGCAGCTTTTGTCTACCGTGATGATAAGCGGGGCTTTATGCTTCCAATGCCAATTGTAGGTCACTGGCTCAAAAAAGGGTGGGGCTGGTACTGCCGTAATTCTAAACTAGAAAAGATTCCAAGATTGCCAGGGCTTTAA
- a CDS encoding NifB/NifX family molybdenum-iron cluster-binding protein: MKIAVPVKFQRDNPPLSPLFGHAKWFAFIDDGKITIETNPHDGGLAVVEWLLHRGVDAVITQHIGIKPFALLSQNGVAIFYPGEGRILLSDALEGFRKGNLQAIDQNNIEKFVRHQGHA; encoded by the coding sequence ATGAAAATTGCAGTTCCTGTAAAATTTCAAAGAGATAATCCGCCTCTGTCGCCTCTTTTTGGGCATGCAAAATGGTTTGCGTTTATCGATGATGGAAAAATAACAATTGAAACCAATCCTCATGATGGAGGATTGGCTGTTGTTGAATGGCTGCTACATAGGGGAGTTGATGCAGTTATTACACAGCATATCGGTATAAAACCTTTTGCTCTTTTATCGCAAAATGGGGTTGCGATTTTTTATCCTGGGGAGGGTAGAATTTTACTTAGTGATGCACTTGAAGGTTTCCGAAAAGGAAACCTCCAAGCAATTGATCAAAATAATATAGAAAAATTTGTACGGCATCAGGGGCATGCATGA
- the ccoG gene encoding cytochrome c oxidase accessory protein CcoG, which translates to MATATAKPNRAKEYLKNWVPYRYKRYIVFGLVTVISLVLPWIRINGNHFFLLNFDHKQLHLFFVRFDMQELYLMPFLLWILFFGIFFITTLGGRVWCGWSCPQTIFRVIYRDLIETKLLHLRKRISNKQIEPDMSKPENKVKKLIAILLWSVLAFIAAADFIWYFVPPEDFFQYIQDPANHTILMGFWIGTALFLIADVVFIKENFCIYICPYARVQSVLYDEDTFQTVYDYKRGGRIYDEHGNLIVHNKKELKAQKEEAECTLCESCVKVCPTHIDIRKGMQLECINCLECADACTKVMGALGKESLVRWTSYHALETGEKTRVFRFRIIAYIVMLTIAFVALFWMGSKKEHMLLNINRTSQLYKIEPDGRVKNTYVFLFQNTENKKHKYYFEIVNNKDIKIARPSKPFSVIPGKKVKKVVILYTDKVLVKNTQKDTPIPIKIKAYAVDDPKKIVVYRDTIFVFPRWDIYQKHIKK; encoded by the coding sequence ATGGCAACTGCAACAGCAAAACCGAACCGAGCCAAAGAGTACCTCAAGAACTGGGTACCATACAGATACAAGAGGTATATAGTATTTGGGCTCGTAACAGTAATCAGTTTGGTGTTGCCGTGGATACGTATAAACGGTAATCACTTCTTTTTGTTAAACTTTGATCATAAGCAGCTGCACCTCTTTTTCGTGCGCTTTGATATGCAAGAGCTCTACTTGATGCCGTTCTTGCTTTGGATTCTCTTTTTTGGGATCTTCTTTATCACAACCCTTGGAGGGCGTGTCTGGTGTGGATGGAGCTGTCCACAGACAATCTTTCGTGTGATTTATAGAGACTTAATAGAGACAAAACTGCTGCATCTGAGAAAACGTATCAGTAATAAGCAAATTGAGCCAGATATGAGTAAACCAGAGAATAAGGTGAAAAAGCTTATAGCAATCTTGCTCTGGTCAGTTCTAGCTTTCATCGCAGCAGCAGATTTCATCTGGTACTTCGTGCCACCAGAGGACTTTTTCCAATATATTCAAGATCCGGCAAACCATACCATTTTAATGGGGTTTTGGATTGGAACCGCTCTCTTTTTAATCGCAGATGTAGTATTTATTAAAGAGAATTTCTGTATCTATATCTGCCCCTACGCAAGAGTGCAGTCGGTGCTCTATGATGAAGACACCTTCCAAACAGTCTATGACTATAAAAGAGGTGGACGCATCTATGATGAGCACGGAAACCTCATAGTGCATAATAAAAAAGAGCTCAAAGCCCAAAAAGAGGAAGCTGAGTGTACCTTGTGTGAATCGTGCGTAAAAGTGTGTCCTACCCATATCGATATACGTAAAGGGATGCAGCTAGAGTGCATCAACTGCTTAGAGTGCGCAGATGCATGTACAAAAGTGATGGGAGCTTTAGGGAAAGAGAGCTTGGTGCGCTGGACAAGTTACCATGCATTAGAGACTGGTGAGAAGACAAGAGTCTTTCGCTTTAGAATCATTGCATATATTGTTATGCTCACTATTGCATTTGTAGCGCTCTTTTGGATGGGAAGTAAAAAAGAGCATATGCTTCTCAATATTAATAGAACAAGCCAGCTCTATAAAATAGAGCCAGATGGAAGGGTTAAAAATACATACGTATTCCTCTTCCAAAATACAGAGAATAAAAAGCATAAGTACTACTTTGAAATAGTAAACAATAAAGATATTAAGATTGCAAGACCAAGTAAACCATTTAGTGTTATACCTGGTAAAAAAGTGAAAAAAGTTGTCATACTCTATACAGATAAGGTATTGGTAAAAAACACACAAAAAGATACACCAATACCAATCAAGATCAAAGCCTATGCGGTTGATGATCCGAAAAAGATTGTGGTCTATAGAGATACGATCTTTGTCTTCCCTCGTTGGGATATTTATCAAAAACATATTAAAAAATAG
- a CDS encoding recombinase family protein yields the protein MNYIYMRSKNDRYSIAMQEKSIQDFLHSRNITEFAEYIEVAPVSLKLDERRELKEFIHSLKKEDHIILYDLRVISPRVGEVVQFLNCIFSHDLKLTITKYAITIEKNTPAHIVISLLNQLREENRSEPIHKGRPKGSISRSKYDVYRDKIIQMLKEGKSVSHIAKSLGVSRSSIRDYIASRELDKIVMGEISSPNIPKISCKINNKG from the coding sequence ATGAACTATATCTATATGCGCTCTAAAAATGATCGCTACTCTATAGCCATGCAAGAAAAATCTATACAAGATTTTCTGCATAGTCGTAATATTACAGAGTTTGCGGAGTATATCGAAGTTGCCCCAGTCTCTTTAAAACTTGATGAGCGAAGGGAACTCAAAGAGTTTATTCACTCTTTAAAAAAAGAGGATCATATTATTCTCTATGATCTTCGTGTAATTTCTCCAAGGGTAGGGGAAGTTGTGCAGTTTCTTAATTGTATTTTTAGTCACGATTTAAAGCTAACCATAACAAAATATGCGATAACAATAGAAAAAAATACCCCGGCACATATAGTAATTTCACTTTTGAATCAACTAAGAGAGGAAAACAGAAGTGAACCTATTCACAAAGGGCGACCAAAAGGGAGCATTTCAAGATCTAAATATGATGTATATAGAGATAAAATCATTCAGATGTTAAAGGAGGGAAAAAGTGTGAGTCATATAGCGAAAAGTTTAGGAGTAAGCAGAAGCTCCATACGAGATTATATAGCAAGCAGAGAGCTGGATAAAATTGTGATGGGCGAGATATCTAGCCCTAACATTCCAAAAATATCATGCAAAATCAATAATAAAGGATAA
- a CDS encoding aldo/keto reductase: MEYRYIGRSGLRVTSICLGTMTFGSTTPKEEAFKIIDRAYDFGINFFDTAELYPVPPDSKWAGQTEKIVGEWLKTKPRDSIILATKVAGAASGWFVPPIRHGLTAMDRFHIKTAIEGSLKRLGTDYIDLYQMHWPDSVVPIEETMRAFDELVREGKVRYIGTSNDTAYGLTKANVVAKYEGLARFESIQNNFSLLNPRFFDELETVCRREKVSLLPYSPIGGGILSGKYNQKFIPEDARFSLYLKHPVKRVREHAKRFFNDKTLGFTAEYLEIAKKYDIHPVTLAVAYSKHFDFVASTIIGARKLDQLDASLAAMEVKLSREILKELTALQKKYCYPMG; the protein is encoded by the coding sequence ATGGAATATCGCTATATCGGTAGATCTGGCCTTCGTGTAACTTCTATCTGTCTTGGCACCATGACCTTTGGTTCCACAACTCCTAAAGAGGAAGCTTTCAAGATCATAGATAGAGCATACGATTTTGGTATCAACTTTTTTGATACGGCGGAGCTTTATCCTGTGCCGCCTGATAGCAAATGGGCTGGCCAGACAGAAAAGATCGTAGGTGAGTGGCTTAAAACCAAGCCAAGGGATTCCATCATATTAGCTACAAAAGTAGCGGGAGCTGCTAGTGGATGGTTTGTGCCGCCTATTCGCCATGGTCTTACAGCAATGGATCGCTTTCATATCAAAACTGCTATTGAAGGATCTCTTAAAAGACTAGGAACGGACTATATCGACCTTTATCAAATGCACTGGCCAGATAGTGTTGTGCCGATTGAAGAGACGATGCGAGCTTTTGATGAACTGGTACGTGAAGGGAAAGTGCGCTATATAGGCACTTCCAATGATACAGCCTATGGACTTACAAAAGCAAATGTGGTAGCCAAGTACGAGGGGCTTGCACGCTTTGAATCGATTCAAAACAATTTTAGTCTGCTCAATCCAAGATTTTTTGATGAACTTGAGACAGTTTGCAGAAGGGAAAAAGTGAGTCTATTACCATATTCACCTATAGGTGGTGGCATTTTAAGTGGGAAATACAACCAAAAGTTTATCCCTGAAGATGCCAGATTTTCGCTGTATCTCAAGCATCCTGTAAAAAGAGTACGAGAGCATGCGAAGCGATTTTTCAATGATAAAACCCTTGGCTTTACCGCCGAATATCTTGAAATTGCGAAAAAATATGATATCCATCCAGTGACTTTAGCCGTTGCTTATAGCAAACATTTTGATTTTGTAGCTTCTACAATAATAGGGGCAAGAAAGCTTGATCAACTTGATGCAAGCCTCGCTGCAATGGAAGTAAAACTTTCCCGAGAAATCCTCAAAGAGCTGACTGCTTTGCAAAAAAAGTACTGCTATCCTATGGGATAG
- a CDS encoding cytochrome-c peroxidase — protein sequence MKIAKSVVLATALISVSAFAKDALIEKAKQAGLQPIPQEVSKLFKLIDNPKNPITKAKVELGKKLYFDPRLSRSGLISCNTCHNLSTGGDDNVPVATGHKWRHNPHHLNSPTVYNAVFNQKQFWDGRSPDLEDQATGPIQADVEMNMPKDLAVKVVKSIPEYKEAFAKVYPGEEITIKTIGKAIGAFERTLVTPSRYDDYLGGDEKALTEVEKEGLKTFIEVGCASCHNGVGLGGGMAPFPAIGKYKYANIGDFKGDKNGMVKVPTLRNILETAPYFHNGATYNIKEAIEIMAETQLGKKLTKKQIDSIATFFKALTGKKPYVRLPMLPNSTPSTPKPDLN from the coding sequence ATGAAGATAGCAAAAAGTGTAGTATTGGCAACTGCATTAATAAGTGTTAGTGCTTTTGCAAAAGATGCTTTGATTGAAAAGGCAAAACAGGCTGGTTTGCAGCCAATTCCTCAAGAGGTGAGTAAACTTTTCAAGTTGATCGATAATCCGAAAAACCCTATCACAAAAGCAAAGGTTGAACTCGGTAAAAAGCTCTATTTTGACCCACGTCTTTCTCGCAGCGGTCTTATTAGCTGTAATACATGTCACAATCTCTCCACTGGTGGTGATGACAATGTACCGGTAGCAACTGGGCACAAATGGAGACACAATCCACACCATCTCAACTCTCCTACAGTCTATAACGCTGTTTTTAACCAAAAACAGTTTTGGGATGGTAGAAGTCCAGATCTTGAAGATCAAGCGACTGGACCAATTCAAGCAGACGTAGAGATGAATATGCCAAAAGATTTGGCAGTAAAAGTTGTTAAAAGCATTCCAGAATACAAAGAAGCGTTTGCAAAAGTCTATCCTGGAGAAGAGATTACAATCAAAACAATCGGTAAAGCGATCGGAGCATTTGAGAGAACTCTTGTGACTCCTAGCCGCTATGATGACTATCTGGGTGGGGATGAAAAAGCTCTCACAGAAGTAGAAAAAGAGGGTCTTAAAACGTTTATCGAGGTTGGATGTGCAAGCTGTCACAATGGTGTAGGACTTGGTGGTGGTATGGCACCATTCCCGGCAATTGGAAAATATAAGTATGCGAATATTGGTGATTTCAAAGGCGATAAGAATGGTATGGTGAAGGTGCCAACTCTGAGAAATATACTTGAAACTGCACCATATTTCCATAATGGTGCAACATACAATATCAAAGAGGCAATTGAGATTATGGCTGAAACACAGCTAGGTAAAAAACTTACTAAAAAACAGATTGACTCAATTGCCACATTTTTTAAAGCACTTACTGGTAAAAAGCCTTATGTGCGCCTTCCAATGCTTCCAAACAGCACTCCATCAACTCCAAAACCTGATCTGAACTAA
- the mntA gene encoding type VII toxin-antitoxin system MntA family adenylyltransferase antitoxin, with protein sequence MKKKINPQVKIQAIINYLKTYHPKKIILFGSHAKGYATKQSDIDIAIDLPIDFRSKRKLKEEVEKLSGLLSVDIVFLNEADKNFQKQIEKEGKVLYEKE encoded by the coding sequence ATGAAAAAAAAGATAAATCCGCAAGTAAAAATTCAAGCAATCATCAATTATCTCAAAACATACCATCCTAAAAAGATAATACTTTTTGGTTCTCATGCAAAAGGATATGCCACCAAACAGTCTGATATAGACATTGCTATTGATTTACCAATTGATTTTCGCTCAAAAAGAAAACTCAAAGAGGAAGTTGAAAAATTAAGTGGGTTACTGAGTGTGGATATTGTTTTTTTGAATGAAGCTGATAAAAATTTCCAAAAACAAATAGAAAAAGAGGGAAAAGTTCTTTATGAAAAAGAGTGA
- a CDS encoding HI0074 family nucleotidyltransferase substrate-binding subunit produces MKKSDVLIKIKNFEMARQRLQEAIDIAQDELDKDGVLQRFEFTIELLWKALKAVLAYQGIECFSPRNCIKEAYKAHLIDDDEIILDMLEDRNLSSHIYDQKRSEEIFERIKKVYISYLNNINLKKWL; encoded by the coding sequence ATGAAAAAGAGTGATGTACTTATTAAAATAAAAAATTTTGAGATGGCTAGACAGAGGCTCCAAGAAGCTATCGATATAGCACAAGATGAACTTGATAAAGATGGGGTATTACAGCGATTTGAGTTTACCATAGAGTTGCTTTGGAAAGCTCTTAAAGCAGTGCTTGCGTATCAAGGAATTGAGTGTTTTTCGCCTAGAAACTGCATTAAAGAGGCTTACAAAGCTCATCTTATTGATGATGATGAAATCATACTCGATATGCTAGAAGATAGGAATCTCAGCTCACATATTTATGACCAAAAAAGAAGCGAAGAGATATTTGAGAGAATCAAAAAGGTCTATATCTCATATCTTAACAACATTAACCTCAAAAAATGGCTCTAA
- the rpsU gene encoding 30S ribosomal protein S21 translates to MPGILVRPDQSFEEAYRLFKKQVDRNLIVTEARARRFYEKPTERRKKEKIAARKKMLKRLYMLRRYESRL, encoded by the coding sequence ATGCCTGGCATCCTCGTTAGACCTGATCAGTCGTTTGAGGAAGCGTACCGCCTTTTCAAAAAGCAAGTTGATAGAAACTTGATCGTCACAGAAGCTCGTGCTCGTAGATTTTACGAAAAGCCAACTGAAAGACGAAAAAAAGAGAAGATTGCGGCACGCAAGAAAATGCTCAAACGACTCTATATGCTCAGACGATACGAATCTCGTCTGTAG